TGGTCGCCTTGTCGGCCGGGTTCACGTGGGCCACGGCCTCGAAGCACTGGATGAGGCCGTTCACGGTGCCGAGGAGGCCGCAGAGCATGGCCGCGTTGCCCACCATGGCGAGGTAGCCGGTGCGGCGCTCGAGCTTGGGGTTCTCGCGGAGGGTGGCCTCGTCCATGGCGGCCTGGACCTCAGCCTCGCCCTTGGGGACGTTCATCAGGCCGGCCTTCACCACGCTGGTGAGCGGCGTGACCTTCTGGCCCGCGGTGTAGCTGATGGCCTTCTCCAGGTCGCCCGCGTAGATGTGCTTCTTCAGGCCACGCATGAAGGCGTCCTTGTTGATGGAGGCCTTGCTGAAGAGCGTGTACGAGCGGTCGATCACGATCGCCAGGAAGAAGATGGCGCAGACGGTGATCGGGTACATACCCACGCCGCCGTCATTGAACCGCTTGGCGATGGTGCCAATCACGCCCGTC
This genomic window from Deltaproteobacteria bacterium contains:
- a CDS encoding MotA/TolQ/ExbB proton channel family protein → MLIHELANFVLTQAADAPSETGVIGTIAKRFNDGGVGMYPITVCAIFFLAIVIDRSYTLFSKASINKDAFMRGLKKHIYAGDLEKAISYTAGQKVTPLTSVVKAGLMNVPKGEAEVQAAMDEATLRENPKLERRTGYLAMVGNAAMLCGLLGTVNGLIQCFEAVAHVNPADKATILSNGISEAMNCTAFGLLTAIPSLIAFSILMGRTQHMVDDINEASVGVLNLIIANRDKFKMPANMPTDGGDE